The following proteins are encoded in a genomic region of Nitrososphaerales archaeon:
- a CDS encoding Lrp/AsnC ligand binding domain-containing protein — MITANMNPTTIIASVQPKMLSQVTEQLRRTQGITYFSPVTGRANLAIELKAADQKQVYDLVNKVRSITGVTSTRTYTPFEGFANGKNVQATDSLALVLLQVNENAQKVLQSLEQHPQIRNAFVIPGEFDILATVYGKNQDELLSHVSKIAEVQGVRSSETMLAYRPIWA, encoded by the coding sequence ATGATAACCGCAAACATGAATCCAACAACCATCATCGCATCTGTTCAGCCGAAGATGCTCAGCCAAGTAACCGAGCAACTGAGGCGCACACAAGGAATCACCTACTTCTCGCCAGTCACCGGCAGGGCCAATCTAGCGATCGAGCTGAAGGCCGCAGACCAAAAGCAGGTCTACGATCTGGTCAACAAAGTCCGATCCATTACCGGGGTCACATCGACAAGAACCTACACGCCTTTCGAAGGCTTTGCAAACGGCAAGAACGTTCAGGCAACTGACTCTCTTGCACTAGTTCTGTTGCAAGTCAACGAGAACGCGCAGAAGGTCCTCCAATCCCTAGAACAGCACCCACAAATCCGCAATGCATTCGTCATACCGGGCGAATTCGACATCCTAGCGACTGTGTACGGGAAGAACCAAGACGAGCTTCTCTCCCACGTTTCGAAGATTGCCGAAGTGCAAGGTGTGAGGTCAAGCGAGACGATGTTAGCCTACCGGCCCATCTGGGCGTAG
- a CDS encoding ACT domain-containing protein yields MAASQYRRNGVPVSEAVSTIISRNYVVLESLKLKIVNYHGLAAKISSEVEELAGKKANVDTIVVAIKRFSDGLGEGQIGEVSASLKGSKLNLAGGMVEMTVGGKAAQTHQILQDVLRLESKFSGTPYVFQLLNSVKVVAEEEDAKLLEEALWGRYETSLRRDVATITIRLSPSVEKVPGIASFITELLYRNGVSILDAFLSYEDIVLVVQEKSGPKAYQVLSEEISE; encoded by the coding sequence ATGGCAGCCTCACAGTATCGCAGGAATGGGGTGCCGGTAAGCGAGGCCGTGTCGACCATCATCTCGCGGAACTATGTGGTGCTCGAGTCGCTGAAGCTCAAGATAGTTAACTATCATGGACTCGCAGCCAAGATTTCGTCCGAAGTGGAAGAACTGGCTGGGAAGAAAGCGAACGTGGACACAATCGTGGTAGCAATCAAGAGATTCTCCGATGGTTTGGGTGAAGGGCAAATCGGTGAGGTGTCTGCCAGCTTGAAGGGCTCCAAACTCAATCTCGCGGGAGGTATGGTTGAAATGACGGTCGGGGGGAAGGCTGCACAGACTCATCAGATTCTGCAAGATGTCTTGAGATTGGAGTCCAAGTTCAGTGGCACGCCTTACGTCTTCCAGCTGCTCAACTCGGTCAAGGTAGTAGCAGAAGAGGAAGATGCGAAACTTCTGGAGGAGGCGCTTTGGGGACGTTACGAGACATCGCTCAGAAGGGATGTCGCCACGATCACGATTCGCCTTTCGCCTTCCGTGGAGAAAGTTCCTGGAATTGCGTCGTTCATCACTGAGCTACTTTACAGGAACGGTGTGAGCATACTCGATGCGTTCTTGAGCTATGAAGACATCGTGTTGGTTGTACAGGAGAAGTCTGGACCCAAGGCCTATCAGGTCCTTAGTGAAGAGATTTCAGAATAG
- the tfb gene encoding transcription initiation factor IIB (stabilizes TBP binding to an archaeal box-A promoter; responsible for recruiting RNA polymerase II to the pre-initiation complex) → MVIDGSGSELYCSDCGLVVKEKIVDMGPEWRSFSSDEKGDRSRTGTPTSIAVHDMGLATVIGGLNKDASGRSLSGSMKSTVERLRTWDRRSQVHESADRNLRQAFSELRRFADKLAVSEAVTEKAAYFYRKALERSLVRGRSITSIMAASLYAACRDGEIPRTLKDVAAVSNVKVKDLARSYRLLHREMDFKMPVAEATRCVSGIASRAQMSETTQRRAREILLRAKAMGISAGKDPMGLAASALYVACALEGEEKTQKDVAEAAGVTEVTIRNRYKGLREALGI, encoded by the coding sequence ATGGTGATTGATGGTTCGGGGTCGGAACTCTACTGCAGCGATTGCGGACTGGTGGTGAAGGAGAAGATTGTGGATATGGGTCCAGAATGGAGGTCTTTCTCGAGCGACGAAAAGGGCGACCGAAGCAGGACGGGAACCCCCACATCGATTGCCGTCCACGACATGGGGTTGGCCACGGTGATAGGGGGCCTCAACAAAGACGCGTCCGGCAGGTCACTATCCGGGTCCATGAAGTCCACTGTCGAGAGGCTGAGGACATGGGACCGGAGGAGCCAGGTCCACGAGTCTGCTGACAGGAACCTCCGACAGGCATTCAGCGAGCTGCGGAGATTCGCGGACAAACTTGCGGTATCAGAGGCCGTCACGGAAAAGGCGGCTTACTTCTACAGGAAGGCCCTCGAGAGGAGCTTGGTAAGGGGGAGGTCTATCACGTCTATCATGGCGGCGTCGCTCTATGCCGCTTGCAGGGATGGCGAGATCCCAAGGACCCTGAAGGACGTAGCCGCTGTGAGCAATGTCAAGGTCAAGGACCTCGCAAGGTCGTATAGGCTCCTGCACAGGGAGATGGATTTCAAAATGCCGGTGGCCGAGGCGACGAGGTGCGTATCCGGAATCGCATCTAGGGCGCAAATGTCTGAGACAACGCAAAGAAGGGCGCGCGAGATTCTACTCAGGGCCAAGGCGATGGGGATCTCAGCCGGCAAGGACCCGATGGGGCTGGCGGCTTCGGCTCTCTACGTCGCCTGTGCATTGGAAGGCGAAGAGAAGACGCAGAAAGACGTCGCAGAAGCTGCCGGGGTGACCGAGGTCACGATCAGGAACAGGTACAAGGGTCTCAGAGAGGCCCTCGGAATCTGA
- the hflX gene encoding GTPase HflX gives MKATIVTYADEFAKREIEELAKAAGYSVAAVVTQKQVIKSAYGVGVGKAEELLELVSGNDSDTLIIDESLTSSQANNLAKVTHVEVIDRERLILNIFALRAVTTEAKLQVQLAELRYEMPRARDAVRYSVRGERAGFSGLGESAVDVKFRALKRRMETIKSKLASAGSSRTVQRKERLKLGDSLVSFAGYTSSGKTTLFNRLASETKEESPKLFTTLATTTRAITTPGSKRRVMLSDTVGFISRLPTYLVESFKSTLEELTYADLVLLVIDASESLDSIRIKFGSCKEVLGELGVDPKKTLLILNKMDLVADRSSEVASDGLFEGFSTLRTSATRGDGMRQLRNRIFELTRERDSTITASRRD, from the coding sequence ATGAAGGCGACAATAGTCACCTACGCCGATGAGTTCGCGAAGAGAGAGATCGAGGAACTGGCGAAGGCCGCTGGCTATTCCGTTGCAGCGGTGGTCACGCAGAAGCAAGTAATCAAGTCAGCCTATGGGGTCGGGGTCGGGAAGGCAGAGGAGCTCCTCGAGCTGGTCAGTGGCAACGACTCTGACACCTTAATCATAGACGAGAGTCTCACCTCGTCCCAGGCAAACAACCTCGCCAAAGTGACACACGTCGAGGTGATCGACCGCGAAAGGCTGATCCTCAACATCTTCGCCCTGCGCGCCGTCACAACGGAGGCCAAGCTTCAGGTCCAGCTCGCTGAGCTGCGCTACGAAATGCCTCGCGCAAGAGACGCTGTGCGCTACTCCGTGAGGGGCGAGCGGGCGGGATTCTCCGGACTGGGTGAGTCTGCCGTGGATGTCAAGTTCAGAGCCCTCAAGCGCAGGATGGAGACGATCAAGAGCAAGCTAGCCAGCGCCGGGTCGAGCAGGACGGTCCAAAGGAAGGAGCGGTTGAAACTGGGCGACTCGCTAGTGTCGTTTGCAGGCTACACCAGCAGTGGGAAGACCACTCTTTTCAACAGGTTGGCATCCGAAACCAAAGAGGAGTCCCCGAAACTCTTCACAACGCTCGCCACGACGACCCGCGCAATAACAACTCCAGGTTCGAAGAGAAGGGTGATGTTATCCGACACTGTTGGGTTCATCTCGAGGCTTCCTACGTACCTCGTCGAGTCGTTCAAGTCGACTTTGGAGGAGCTCACGTACGCTGACCTCGTGCTCCTGGTCATCGACGCTAGCGAAAGTCTCGATAGCATCAGGATAAAGTTCGGGAGTTGCAAGGAAGTCCTAGGAGAACTCGGAGTTGACCCGAAGAAGACGCTTCTGATACTAAACAAGATGGATCTTGTGGCTGATCGGAGCAGCGAGGTCGCATCGGACGGTCTCTTTGAGGGATTCTCCACGCTGAGAACCTCAGCGACGCGCGGCGACGGCATGCGCCAGCTGAGAAACAGAATATTCGAACTGACGCGCGAGAGGGACTCCACGATAACAGCCAGTCGCAGGGACTAG
- a CDS encoding FAD-dependent oxidoreductase, which translates to MECDIAVVGGGVLGVTTAYWLSGLYDCSIVIVDKDSGPALHTTLRNTGVAHRPYYLDPQRKRMFAISAGRSYRMWMKLASEFGLPWKEVGTLMVATEEEQVRTLERYAGWAADNGMGEEEYELLDAGGVRKIEPEVSCRGAFFSKTDASTDFAALTTAVWRLAEANGVRFLPWAEVDGVEGGRRGPTLRFSDGRRLDCSLMINAAGGGSLDLAHSMGLARQYANLHFRGEYWVVDEARAPRVNRNIYSVARHAEFNFLDPHFIIRADGRREVGPNAVLVAGPDTYRGIGGLRELLGMVVERPIVPKLRLFSDRAFLSMVSDEWRSSLSKAAMCSRVRALIPTMDKVMLIRRGLAGVRSSLVGDEGFVPEALIVEGEAFMHVLNFNSPGATGAPVFSAQLVRRLEARGCLNGFGAKAHAGRFWDFEDSGL; encoded by the coding sequence TTGGAATGTGACATTGCTGTCGTAGGGGGCGGGGTGCTCGGAGTGACGACCGCTTACTGGCTCAGCGGGCTCTACGACTGCTCCATAGTCATCGTGGATAAGGACAGCGGGCCCGCGTTGCACACCACTCTCAGGAACACGGGAGTGGCACACAGGCCATACTACCTGGACCCTCAACGGAAGAGGATGTTCGCAATCTCAGCTGGGAGGTCGTATCGGATGTGGATGAAGCTGGCTTCGGAGTTCGGCCTGCCATGGAAGGAAGTGGGCACCCTAATGGTGGCCACGGAGGAAGAACAGGTCAGGACCCTGGAACGCTACGCGGGGTGGGCCGCGGATAACGGTATGGGAGAAGAGGAGTACGAGCTGCTCGATGCCGGCGGAGTCAGGAAGATCGAGCCAGAGGTAAGCTGCCGCGGCGCTTTCTTTTCCAAGACTGACGCCTCGACCGACTTCGCAGCGCTCACGACCGCTGTCTGGCGCCTGGCGGAGGCCAACGGTGTCAGGTTCCTCCCCTGGGCTGAGGTCGATGGGGTGGAGGGGGGGCGGCGAGGGCCGACCCTGCGGTTCAGCGACGGGCGGAGGCTGGATTGCTCGCTGATGATCAATGCAGCCGGTGGGGGGTCGCTGGACTTGGCGCACTCGATGGGACTGGCCCGACAGTACGCCAATCTGCATTTCAGGGGGGAGTACTGGGTTGTGGACGAGGCACGGGCGCCGAGGGTGAACAGGAACATCTACTCTGTGGCTAGGCACGCCGAGTTCAACTTTCTCGACCCGCACTTCATAATCCGTGCTGATGGGAGGAGGGAGGTTGGGCCTAATGCGGTCCTCGTGGCAGGGCCCGACACGTACAGGGGCATAGGGGGGCTCCGCGAACTCCTCGGGATGGTCGTCGAGAGACCAATAGTGCCCAAGTTGAGGTTGTTCAGCGATAGGGCATTCCTCTCCATGGTCTCGGATGAATGGAGGAGCTCGCTCTCCAAGGCCGCGATGTGCAGCAGGGTGAGGGCGCTGATACCTACGATGGACAAGGTGATGCTCATCCGGCGCGGCCTGGCGGGTGTGAGAAGCTCGCTGGTGGGGGATGAGGGGTTCGTTCCGGAAGCGCTCATTGTCGAGGGGGAAGCTTTCATGCACGTCCTCAACTTCAATTCTCCCGGGGCGACGGGAGCACCAGTATTCTCCGCACAATTGGTTAGGAGGCTGGAAGCTAGAGGGTGCCTCAACGGGTTCGGGGCAAAGGCGCACGCCGGGAGGTTTTGGGATTTCGAGGATAGTGGCTTGTAA